Sequence from the Nerophis ophidion isolate RoL-2023_Sa linkage group LG10, RoL_Noph_v1.0, whole genome shotgun sequence genome:
TTTACAAGGCATTGTTAAAGCTCCTGTCTTTACTAAATCATGACACCATTTGTATATTTAACTTGATTGTTTTCCCCAAATTTCTGTCCTATGCTGTTCACAGCCACTAGGGGGCATACTTGCTTGGTTACTGAGGCCACTGCTATGATATGTTGTCGTCCTCAACTCATGCTTTTTGCCACAGAATTTTGATACAATTTTTGAAGGTGTacagaattttatttttttaaattaatttccgTTTTGTGAAgccaaaaaatatatgaaaaataaatcaaagattCAAACAAGAATAATaattcttattttatttattttaattcaaaTTTGTGATACCACATTAGATTTACCGAATTTATAGtttaaaactataataattcATATTTTATTTATCCAATTTATATTTTATGATACTACACAATATATCATACTGAATTTAATGATTAAAACAATAGTAATAGTAAttaaacagttttttaattgtactttatttatttcattGAAATGTTGTGATACCACACAAAAATCATACTGAATTccacaattaaaataataataattcttaatattttatttattttacttcaaATTGGGATTTCACACAAAACATTATAATcaattcagaatcagaatcagcaaGGATaaactataattattattatttttatttgtttttccaaaaacatgcacctggggataagttaaatgataaatggtaaatgggttgtacttgtatagcgcttttctaccttcaaggtactcaaagcgctttgacactacttccacatttacccattcacacacacattcacacactgatggagggagctgccatgcaaggcgccaaccagcacccatcaggagcaagggtgaagtgtcttgctcaggacacaacggacgtgacaaggttggtactaggtgggatttgaaccagggaccctcgggttgcgcacggccactctcccactgcgccacgcagttgattggcaacactaaattggccctagtgtgtgaatgtgagtgtgaatgttgtctgtctatccgtgttggctctgcgatgaggtggcgacttgtccagggtgtaccctgcctttcacccgaatgcagctgacataggctccagcgaccccctgcgaccctgaaagggacaagcggtagaaaatgtatgtatgtatgtatgtttttttaaattaattgttgtattcatttaatttacattttgtgacatcTCACAATGTATACCAAATTCaaagaataaaacaataatattatttttttcttaactttTCTTTATTTGATTAAAATGTGATATATTACACAACATATactgaattaataaaaaaaaaacaatgacaattcatattttattattttaacttttatttatttagtttgaaaAAGTCATATCACACTGAATTCTATGATTAAAACTAGTTAGagtaataacaaatgtttttttcaatttaaatttcattaattacattttaatttttaacaTCACACAAAACACACTAATAGTATTCAGTATTTTATGTAATCAACTTGTATTTATTTGATTAAAATGTTGTGCTGTTAGACAACATACCATACTgaattaatattttaaaaattacaattcatattttaaacattttacttgaatttattttattttaatatgttaGACCACACAAGAATGATACTGAATTCAGTGATTAAAACTATAATTATAAtatcaaatgttttaaatttggattgtttttatttaatttaaattttgcaACATaatagtatttaatattttatataattaacttttatttttacaattgaaATGTTGTGATATTACACACTGAATTTAAGGATTTAAAGATTGACatccaaataataattataattgtatttatttatttatggtaTTGTTGAAGGAGTTTCTCGTATAAAGCAAGAATTCAGTTATTTTCCCCATCGTCCTCACCTTACTTAAtttagaagattttttttttctaaatacaaCAAACTTTTTACAAtaccaataacaataaaaatggcAAAGGATAGTTGAATGAATCAAACtgattaacagtaaataaaacaCCAGGACAAATAGGTTAGTTAATTTAAAAAAGTGATAGTTTAGCTAGATCAGagatttaacattttcaaaacacTAATGCATTATTACAAATTACAATGCATTATTATCTTTTATGGATGCAGATTTATAGATACAATTTAATTGATTGTCTTAACGAATAATAATTTTCTGTCCTTTCTTTTGTGCCTGCTGTTCATTGGATGGAAATCAATATGGGTGTTGTTAAGAATCTGTGATCTCTGAGATGGAGCCTGGTTAAATATAAAAGCCAAGTCGTCCTCCAACTTGCATTCACTTACATCAAAAGACATATCTCCCGAGGATAACCCGGTAGGACACACCCCTCATTGTAGAGCGGGCACCCACACTCCAGTGACGAAGCCATTGATCTGTGGGAGTTGATGCAAAAAGTCTCAGACGTGGTCAGCGTGTGACACAGTGATTCAGCCTGTGGGCGGCCTCTCTCCATGCTCGTCAAAAAGGCTTCGGCAGTCTGCTTGGAGGGAGGCAGATGGACGGCCAAGCTTCAAGTTGCGCTGTTTggacctttcacacacacacagatgcagCGGCTCACAGTTATCTTCAGCTTTTGGACTGCAAAGACTAACCTTCATGCAGCAGATTCAGGCAACCTCTCTTTTGTGCTCCATATGAGGGAGAAAGTAAGCATTTTTATGATGTATTTGACAATAGCTTAACTTTTAATGTATATCATGTATGATTTGTTGTAAGCAGTGCTTAATAGGACAAACGTGTTGCAGGATGTCAGGTTTTCACTGTGCATGTGTTGACAAAGGCAGATGAGCTTGTAAGACAATATTGATGTTCTTATTGCATTTGAATTCAGCACGGGAAACAAATGCTGTGACAGCGCTAATCAGACCTTTTGCGTGTGCAAAGATTCCATTGTCACTTTTTCCACAGATCTTCAAGGCACCTTGTGTCCTCTTCTTGAGCCACTTGTTGACGAGTTTGAGTTTTTGCGCTGAGAAATTTGGAACGCCGATAACTGACGATGTGAGCAAGCTGTCACTGCTGGTGAGACGCTGGTTTTCTCCCACATGACTTGTGATCTGTGTGCTGACTTGTGACTATTTCTGTTACAGAAGCAAAACATCCCCTTGGATTATGAAATCGCGGTCCAGTACATTCCCAGAGAAGTGGTAAATCCGCAGGACGCAGAGTTAATCGGGAAGAAAACAAGGCTCAATGTCGTTCATGTCTTCTCAGGCTGGTGCATGCTGGGTGGTGTTGAACGTCTACCCCTTGGAGCAAAGCCTTCGCAACTTGGCTGAGATGTTTGGCGCCATCTCCTCCAACAAGGACAACATCCTCGTCTTCATCGCAATGCTCAAGAGCCTGCGCTTCACCTTTGACCACGAGAAACTGGTGAGCCAACAATCAGTTCTGCTCATAATGTTGTCTATGGATGTTCCagatcagtggttttcaaactgTATTTACCAATTAggacctcagaaaacacttggctctccaagtaccaccataattaaccaatattaaaacacagtagcgtagtaggactaaatattcattaaaaacaaggcagaggttttattttacatggatatttcatatttttggccactgtaacatgacatacagtaacattgtgttttaATGTTTAATTAGGTGATTATTTGGCATACTACAAGTTGAAGCCCACTTACCACAGTTTTGAGAATCACTCTTCTAGACCtcatgtgaccaacctaagtttatgagtttgaactggTGAAGTCTACTTGGACAAGACGCAAAACGTTTTCCAAGACATACCAAACAGTCCACTtccgattgattgaatgccctaagAAGTTTCATTGAATATTTCTGCATTTTCTCGTCCCATTGTACAGGAAACGTCAATGCAAGTCTTCCAGTGTCACTACCAGGAAGAGAGGTTGAAAAGTGGGCTTTATTTCCACTACATTGAGGATCTCCTCCATGCTGCACGTGAGGAAACATCCAGCTTCTCCTGCAAGCCACCATCATGTCTCAATACGCAGCAAACACCAGGTACAACATGCATGATGCATGCTTCTTTACCTGCTCATTTCATGTGGATCAATTAACTAGGGATCGACCAATTATCGGCCGGGCCGATTATCGGCCAGTTTCTATCGTATCAGTATTGcatacaatatactgtatacacatatgaAATCAgaatttagtattttttttaaatgatgctgAAAATAGATAATTAGTCAAGTAGATAGTAATAAATACTGCTCAAGCACCAGCCTGTTTGTCCTGCATGTGAAGAGTTGCTATTTTTCCCACTGCAGCGCTTATGCGGCCAGAGACTCCCGCCCCACTCATTTACTCTTCTTTGTGCAGTGTTGGTCATTTGTAGACGGTATATCTCTTCTGCTTCGATTTTAAAACTTCCCTATTTTGCctggaaatccagtttttgtctttttttcccaGCATCTTACTGGTTTCGTTTTGTTTGTTTCGCTACTGCAACCACCAAGCCTATGTCCTGCCGGCTCATTAAAGGAGTGGGCCGGGGGTTTATGTTCCGTCATTCAGTCAAATAATAAtgtaacatactgtacataggtGGACATTAACATGACAGACAAAATGTCCCAGTCAAAAATCCCAACtttgtgtaaataaatataatataccgtatttccttgaattgccgccgtggcgctatttaatttaaaacctcttctcactcctgcgtttaccaaaggcatgcggtaaaagtaagcatgcactaattattttaaaacctcttctcattccggtacttaccaaaggcatgcagtaaaaaattttgtgtgatgtaagcttggaccttaaatcgtgctgaatagctcttaatcttcttccctttatgcgatttcaaactaccggtattaaaatcagcctcctccattttgaaaatgatgacaggggaagtgtcactcgtgacatcacgaatttgaacaggcagtaatactaagcatgcgctaattatttagcaaagcgagtttgacccggcagtaattcaaggcaggcgcatactatatgccctgcggcaattcaaggaaatacggtagtataTTTTGAAATTTAAATGTTGATGCTGGTCTAAGACACATGTAATAAAGCTGTTTGTGAAATCCCCTGATGTTGTTTGAtgctaaattaaccacaacattagtgcccaacttttcctaaaatataatgttaaaaaaagaagTTAAAGCCTTGTCTAGCTGTTTATTGATGTATACCATTCATGATTAAAATACTTTTACTGCAAATAACTTTTGGCTTCAAATTATAGTTATTGGCCTGCTTTACTACTAATAATTTgtagaaaaaaacataaatgtcAATCTCTACTTTTCAtcattctttcttttcttttcttttcaaaGAACATTTGTAACACATTTGCAAGCATTCCTCACTCAATATCATTATATTGACACAAAGAAAATGTGTCACCTAACCCAgtgtttgtcaaccttttttttgAGCCAACGCacattttttccattgaaaaaatgcagaggcacaccaccagcagaaaacattaaaaaattaaacccaatagctgatattgacagtaaaaagtggttcttgcaattgttggatataacttTACCATAACAGACCATGCCTCACTacacttgtctcaaagtaggtgtactgtcatgacctgtcataTTACACCGTGACTTAATTTGagttttttagtgttttcctgtgtgtagtgttttagttcctgtcttgcgctgctattttggtggcttttcctgttttggtggtgttttcccatagcagtttcatgtcttcctttgagctttatttcccacacctgctttgtttcagCAATCAAGACTCTTtaattatccttctttgtggggacattgttgattgtcatgtcatgt
This genomic interval carries:
- the LOC133560598 gene encoding uncharacterized protein LOC133560598 isoform X1, which gives rise to MLVKKASAVCLEGGRWTAKLQVALFGPFTHTQMQRLTVIFSFWTAKTNLHAADSGNLSFVLHMREKIFKAPCVLFLSHLLTSLSFCAEKFGTPITDDVSKLSLLKQNIPLDYEIAVQYIPREVAGACWVVLNVYPLEQSLRNLAEMFGAISSNKDNILVFIAMLKSLRFTFDHEKLETSMQVFQCHYQEERLKSGLYFHYIEDLLHAAREETSSFSCKPPSCLNTQQTPGGHMEGRGYKWWKRTPLLLLCIPVTACVALVVWRVTYPRHLPVCHAENIQLAVPCGVIPSMSVSIPLRTDTSSLPEENAIPGMPVAEE
- the LOC133560598 gene encoding uncharacterized protein LOC133560598 isoform X2, encoding MLVKKASAVCLEGGRWTAKLQVALFGPFTHTQMQRLTVIFSFWTAKTNLHAADSGNLSFVLHMREKIFKAPCVLFLSHLLTSLSFCAEKFGTPITDDKQNIPLDYEIAVQYIPREVAGACWVVLNVYPLEQSLRNLAEMFGAISSNKDNILVFIAMLKSLRFTFDHEKLETSMQVFQCHYQEERLKSGLYFHYIEDLLHAAREETSSFSCKPPSCLNTQQTPGGHMEGRGYKWWKRTPLLLLCIPVTACVALVVWRVTYPRHLPVCHAENIQLAVPCGVIPSMSVSIPLRTDTSSLPEENAIPGMPVAEE